The Oncorhynchus kisutch isolate 150728-3 unplaced genomic scaffold, Okis_V2 scaffold1247, whole genome shotgun sequence genome window below encodes:
- the LOC116365468 gene encoding zinc finger protein 251-like: protein MSKLQSFRVFLNERLTAAAVEIFGAVEETVAEYHEENDRLRRLLRITPEIKLCRIDSLQLSVSEEEVLPEQQHCEQEWSPSLGQENPELPQIKEEQEELRTSQEEDQLQGLEADFKITPSCVKSECDQEDPFQSFTSPQTQTVENRESDPKQVVLTPFVTVTHLKGLNIPCDPPDNQNNASSHSSTLSSDPAALDSSPSLDPSPSMAEHSSSTSRKTHHCCECGENFALKADLQRHMTLYKKRLRECSFCRKRCTSTCKLKAHIRLCHSGRPCTCPVCAKTFKLKGYLSKHMRIHTGVGEKPFSCGDCGKSFNLKGNLKNHMLTHTGNKSFSCGDCGKSFIHKWNLRSHMLTHTGEKAFSCGDWEKLQSGGEPTDP, encoded by the exons ATGTCTAAACTCCAGTCGTTTCGTGTGTTTTTAAATGAGCGTTTAACGGCGGCAGCTGTGGAGATTTTCGGGGCAGTTGAAGAAACGGTAGCGGAGTACCACGAGGAGAATGATCGGTTACGGAGACTGCTGCGGATCACACCGGAGATAAAACTATGTAGGATAG ACTCCctgcagctctctgtctctgaggaggAGGTTCTCCctgagcagcagcactgtgagcAGGAGTGGAGCCCCAGTCTGGGGCAGGAGAACCCAGAGCTTCcacagattaaagaggaacaggaggaactcAGGACCAGTCAGGAGGAAGACCAGCTTCAAGGGCTGGAGGCTGATTTCAAAATCACTCCTTCCTGTGTGAAAAGTGAATGTGACCAGGAGGACCCATTTCAGTCCTTCACTTCTCCCCAAACCCAGActgtggagaacagagagagtgatcCTAAACAAGTGGTTCTCACACCTTTTGTTACTGTGACCCACCTTAAGGGTCTCAACATTCCCTGTGACCCTCCAGATAATCAAAACAATGCCTCCAGCCACAGCTCCACCTTAAGCAGCGACCCAGCGGCACTTGACAGCAGCCCATCGTTGGATCCCAGCCCATCGATGGCGGAACATTCTTCCAGCACGTCTAGAAAAACTCACCACTGCTGTGAATGTGGTGAAAACTTTGCTCTGAAAGCTGACCTGCAGAGGCATATGACTCTCTACAAGAAGAGACTCCGTGAATGCAGTTTCTGCAGAAAACGCTGCACCTCCACCTGTAAACTAAAGGCCCATATCCGCCTCTGTCACAGTGGGAGACCCTGCACCTGCCCTGTTTGTGCCAAGACCTTCAAACTCAAAGGATATCTGTCCAAGCACATGAGGATTCACACAGGAGTgggagagaaaccatttagctgtggagactgtgggaaaagctttaATTTGAAGGGGAACCTAAAGAACCATATGTTGACTCACACAGGAAATAAATCATTTAGCTGTGgagactgtgggaaaagcttcatTCATAAGTGGAACCTAAGGAGCCATATgctgactcacacaggagagaaagcaTTTAGCTGTGGAGACTGGGAAAAGCTTCAATCAGGAGGGGAACCTACGGATCCATAA